In the Alistipes provencensis genome, AAAGGCCTCGCTGCCGCGTCATTCCGACCCGGAAGAGGTGGTTCACGAGGTCTTCCTGCGCATCTGGACCGGTCGCGGGAACCTCGATCCCGGGTTGCCGTTCGGACCCTATTTGTTCCGCACGGCCCGCAATCTGGTCATCGACCGGCTGCGCGGGCGCGTCAACCGCATGGTCTGTCTCAGCGACGAACTGTTTTCCGACGACGCGGACACCGACGCCGCGGCCCGGGACGTCGAGGAGCGGCAGTTGGGCGAGTGGTTCGACCGGACGCTGGAACAGCTTCCGGAACACCGGCGGCAGATTTTCGTGCTGAGCCGTCTCGAAGGGCTCTCCTACCGGGAGATCGCCGCACGCCTCGGCGTCACGGAGAACACGGTCGACACCCAGATTCGCCGGGCGCTGCTCTTTTTCCGCGAAGAGCTCAAAAAATTGCGGCTTCTCTTCCTTTTTTAATATTTTTTCGCCGCTCTGTCACGGAACACCCCCGGGTATTCCGTATTTATGTATGTAAAGTGCATGCAGAGATGGAAAATACATTCGACATACTGGACCGGTTCGTAAACGGACAGGCGCTCACGGACGAGGAGTTCGCCGCGCTGAAGCGTCTTTTTGCGACCCGCGAGGGCGGCCGCACGATCGAGATGTGGCTGGCCGCGAAGTGGGAGACCGCTTCGGACGCGGACGCGGAGATCGGTTACGACGCCCTGCGGCGGAAGATCACCGATTACGAACACTCCCGCTCCCTGCGGCGGCGGATCGCCGGGTCGGCGCTGCTGCGCAGCTACCAGCGGATCGCCGCCGTGCTGCTGGTTCCGCTGCTGGTGGCCGCGTCGCTGTTCGCACTCGGCGCTTTCGGCGATGTGAAGACCTACACGGCCGAGGCGCCTTGGGGCGAGAAGGCCCGGCTGGTGCTGCCCGACGGCAGTGTGGTGCTGCTCAATGCCGGGTCGCGCATCAGCTACACCTCCGATTTCGACCGCCGCGACCGCCGGCTGGAACTCGACGGCGAGGCCTATTTCGAGGTGCGGAAGAACAAGGGAAAACCGTTCGTCGTCTCGACGCCCTATCTCGACGTCCGGGTGACGGGTACTAAATTCAACGTCAACGCCTATGACGACGAACCGTCGGTCGTGGCGTCGCTCGTGGAGGGCAGCGTGGACATCACCGCCCGCTCCGACGGCCGGGTCTACCGGCTGACGCCCGGCCATTCGATCGCATTGGCCAAGGCCTCCGGCGAGGTGACCTATCCGCCGCTGAACGGCGATGTCGTCCTCGCTTGGAAGGACAATAGGCTGGTGTTCGCCGACGACGACATCGCCTCGCTGGCCAAAAAGATCGAGAAATGGTATGACGTGAAGGTCGTTTACGACCCGGCACGCTTCGAAAACAGTAAATTCACGGTCCGCCTGAT is a window encoding:
- a CDS encoding FecR family protein, with protein sequence MENTFDILDRFVNGQALTDEEFAALKRLFATREGGRTIEMWLAAKWETASDADAEIGYDALRRKITDYEHSRSLRRRIAGSALLRSYQRIAAVLLVPLLVAASLFALGAFGDVKTYTAEAPWGEKARLVLPDGSVVLLNAGSRISYTSDFDRRDRRLELDGEAYFEVRKNKGKPFVVSTPYLDVRVTGTKFNVNAYDDEPSVVASLVEGSVDITARSDGRVYRLTPGHSIALAKASGEVTYPPLNGDVVLAWKDNRLVFADDDIASLAKKIEKWYDVKVVYDPARFENSKFTVRLMEGERLDNLLDIIETALGAECSMRGDTLVITRRK
- a CDS encoding RNA polymerase sigma factor, whose translation is MQNGTDEQTLVRNLNQGDQTAFELLFYRYRGKVCNFVKASLPRHSDPEEVVHEVFLRIWTGRGNLDPGLPFGPYLFRTARNLVIDRLRGRVNRMVCLSDELFSDDADTDAAARDVEERQLGEWFDRTLEQLPEHRRQIFVLSRLEGLSYREIAARLGVTENTVDTQIRRALLFFREELKKLRLLFLF